A part of Perca fluviatilis chromosome 15, GENO_Pfluv_1.0, whole genome shotgun sequence genomic DNA contains:
- the LOC120573861 gene encoding phospholipid transfer protein-like, with product MTSCVFSLFFLLSLCSSITADGPTGLKVRITDKATELLKASGLKYLRELVNKPSQDIPGLKCYIKQFTLTRLDVNPNDVVVRFQPGSGLQFEFRDLSFTAEFQREICMFKRNFLKGPAVLTGERVGVTIGVRLIQPEGRLRLKIPPGDSGCKIQADSIRVDSTGIVGLLLTAVQLRGYIQNQFTSLFCPAVRDLVVPYVNTMLLDLDMESTLSEGHKINLHYYLSRDVTVTSNSLDVPFTGIVYQDYHDDRIPELPAPFVEPVFTDKESNLMAYLGVSEDLFKTAGWALYNHGPFELDSSEAKSFINFFLKNVGLRKGPLQVELTKLPVINIDNNGLSVNVEAIAQSLVDPPPPPLPVECHFRIKVKMNGRRLILQSSSFSKCDAKPGTKKGKFAVVLAKPIIRLMPSLIKIWFKKGIQIPLPDGLDFTQTQIDYHPGYLVVGGDLTFTG from the exons AtgacttcctgtgtgttttccctcttcttcctgctctccctctgttcCTCCATCACTGCCGACGGTCCCACCGGACTCAAAGTGAGAATCACCGACAAAGCGACGGAGCTCT TGAAAGCTTCCGGTCTGAAGTATTTGAGGGAGCTGGTTAACAAACCTTCTCAGGATATCCCGGGGTTAAAGTGCTACATTAAACA GTTTACATTGACTCGTCTGGACGTGAACCCAAATGATGTCGTTGTCAGGTTCCAGCCGGGTTCAGGTCTTCAGTTTGAGTTCAGGGACCTGAGCTTCACTGCAGAATTCCAAAGAGAAATTTGCATGTTTAAGAGGAACTTCTTAAA AGGACCGGCTGTCCTAACAGGAGAACGTGTTGGAGTCACCATCGGAGTGAGACTGATCCAACCCGAAGGACGTCTGAGACTCAAGATACCGCCTGGAGACTCAGGATGTAAGATCCAAGCTGACAGCATCCGTGTGGACTCAACCGGAATAGtggg GTTGCTGCTGACCGCTGTTCAACTCAGAGGATATATCCAGAATCAGTTCACCTCCCTG ttcTGTCCTGCTGTTAGGGATCTTGTTGTCCCATATGTAAACACCATGTTGTTGGACCTCGACATGGAGAGCACTTTGAGCGAAGGCCACAAAATCAACCTCCACTACTATCTGAGTAGAGACGTCACGGTGACGTCCAACAGCCTAGACGTGCCTTTCACA GGTATAGTGTACCAAGATTACCACGATGACAGAATCCCTGAATTACCAGCACCTTTTGTAGAGCCGGTGTTCACGGATAAAGAAAGTAACCTGATGGCTTACTTGGGTGTCTCTGAAGATCTGTTTAAAACCGCTGGCTGGGCGCTCTACAACCACGGGCCTTTTGAACTGGACAGTTCAGAG GCTAAatcttttattaatttttttctgaaaaacgTGGGATTGCGTAAG GGTCCTCTTCAAGTTGAGCTCACTAAGCTGCCAGTCATCAATATCGACAACAATGGATTATCTGTCAACGTGGAGGCCATCGCCCAATCTCTGGTCGATCCACCACCTCCGCCTCTTCCCGTG GAGTGTCATTTTAGGATAAAGGTCAAAATGAATGGACGCCGTCTGATTCTTCAGTCTTCAAGCTTCTCCAA GTGTGATGCCAAACCTGGAACCAAAAAGGGAAAATTTGCG GTTGTACTAGCTAAGCCCATAATCAGATTGATGCCATCATTAATTAAGA tctGGTTTAAAAAAGGAATCCAGATTCCTCTCCCTGATGGTCTGGACTTCACTCAGACACAGATCGACTATCATCCT ggCTACCTGGTGGTCGGGGGGGACCTGACCTTCACTGGGTAG